One window of the Delphinus delphis chromosome 20, mDelDel1.2, whole genome shotgun sequence genome contains the following:
- the CHD9NB gene encoding CHD9 neighbor protein gives MGCHSSKSTKVAGASEKPAEQPEGEEPNLRAGTEAADGKDTSLKDGAPEQKN, from the coding sequence ATGGGATGCCACTCCAGCAAGAGCACCAAGGTGGCGGGGGCGTCCGAGAAACCCGCAGAACAGCCCGAGGGAGAGGAACCAAATCTGCGAGctggcacagaggcagcagaTGGCAAAGACACCTCCTTGAAGGATGGTGCCCCTGAGCAGAAGAACTGA